The Fusobacterium perfoetens genome has a segment encoding these proteins:
- a CDS encoding DMT family transporter, which produces MVKKNGLFYAVLASVLWAIVNPVIKTGLSYDMSPMNFAGLRFTSVGIILLAYTWHKGMFAEIKKYKDLFLLLTFVNIFLGYAAFYIGVNLADGAVSSIIMGTTPFVNIILSHIMTTHDKLDRHKVISILISLVGLIMIIGVKKGGYSIGAVGLTGIALLFLNIILQGFSAIKLSEYKANIDPVFLNAVQMFFGGFLLYIAGVCIEGYHSFIGKPLPFYLSLGTLVFVSVFAFSFWFMALQDKNTKVSEVNMCRLINPILGAVLSWIMLPDEKPSFNTVTGMIIIVFSLIFYFKGKEYFDKNKNEEKPA; this is translated from the coding sequence ATGGTTAAGAAAAATGGTTTGTTTTATGCCGTTCTGGCATCAGTATTGTGGGCTATTGTTAATCCTGTAATAAAAACAGGGCTTAGTTATGATATGTCTCCTATGAATTTCGCAGGTCTTAGATTTACTTCTGTGGGAATTATTCTTTTAGCTTATACTTGGCATAAAGGTATGTTTGCAGAAATAAAAAAATACAAAGATTTATTTCTTCTTCTTACTTTTGTAAATATATTTCTTGGATATGCAGCATTTTATATTGGGGTTAATCTTGCAGACGGAGCTGTTTCATCTATAATTATGGGAACAACACCTTTTGTAAATATTATACTTAGTCATATAATGACAACACATGATAAGCTTGACAGACATAAGGTTATAAGTATTTTAATCAGTCTTGTAGGACTTATTATGATTATAGGTGTGAAAAAAGGAGGATATTCTATAGGAGCTGTTGGTCTTACAGGAATAGCACTTTTATTTTTAAATATTATCCTTCAAGGATTTTCTGCTATAAAATTATCTGAATATAAAGCTAATATAGATCCAGTATTTTTAAATGCTGTTCAAATGTTTTTCGGAGGATTTCTTCTTTATATAGCAGGAGTATGTATTGAAGGATACCATAGCTTTATTGGAAAACCTCTGCCTTTTTATTTAAGTCTGGGAACTCTTGTTTTTGTTTCTGTATTTGCTTTTAGTTTTTGGTTTATGGCTCTTCAGGATAAAAATACAAAGGTTTCAGAAGTAAATATGTGCAGACTTATAAATCCAATTCTTGGAGCAGTTTTAAGTTGGATTATGCTTCCTGATGAAAAACCTTCTTTTAATACTGTAACTGGTATGATTATAATTGTATTTTCTCTTATTTTTTATTTCAAGGGAAAAGAATATTTTGATAAAAATAAAAATGAAGAAAAACCAGCATAA
- the mltG gene encoding endolytic transglycosylase MltG — translation MKNVLRILILIIVGVTSLTVFSLTRKTEYNQTVEIRKGQSISKSLKDLPVSEEFMFKLYLKFKNQGKNIKAGYYELKGEYSIISLVEVLESGKDKVYRFTIPEGYSLEQIVNKLTAEGKINKEKFYEELNNIKDFPYPVPKGNFEGYFYPETYNFSEYFEEKDIIKTILGEFLKKFPPEKYPDKEEFYKKLIMASIIEKEAVKADEKPVIASAFYNRMKKGMTLSSDATVNYLFNYSKRRIYYKDLEIDSPYNTYKNKGLPPAPIANPDIKSVEAAYNPADTDYLFFVAKGDGYHYFSRTYKEHLEFQRNNRKK, via the coding sequence ATGAAAAATGTTTTAAGAATACTTATCCTTATAATAGTAGGTGTTACATCTCTTACTGTATTTTCTCTTACAAGAAAAACAGAATATAATCAGACTGTTGAAATAAGAAAAGGACAGAGTATTTCAAAATCTTTGAAAGATCTTCCTGTATCAGAGGAATTTATGTTTAAGCTTTACCTTAAGTTTAAAAATCAGGGGAAAAATATTAAGGCTGGATACTATGAACTTAAGGGAGAATATTCTATAATCTCTCTTGTTGAGGTATTAGAATCTGGAAAAGACAAAGTATATAGATTTACAATTCCTGAAGGATATTCCCTTGAACAGATTGTTAATAAACTTACAGCAGAGGGAAAAATAAATAAAGAAAAATTTTATGAGGAACTTAATAATATAAAAGATTTTCCTTATCCTGTTCCAAAAGGAAATTTTGAAGGATATTTCTATCCTGAAACATATAATTTTTCAGAATATTTTGAAGAAAAAGATATTATAAAAACGATACTTGGAGAATTTTTAAAGAAATTCCCTCCTGAAAAATATCCTGATAAAGAGGAATTTTATAAAAAACTTATTATGGCGTCAATAATAGAAAAAGAGGCAGTGAAAGCAGATGAAAAACCTGTGATTGCTTCAGCTTTTTATAACAGAATGAAAAAAGGAATGACTCTTTCATCAGATGCAACAGTAAATTATCTTTTTAACTACTCAAAAAGAAGAATTTATTATAAAGATTTGGAAATAGATTCTCCTTACAATACATACAAAAATAAGGGACTTCCTCCTGCTCCTATAGCAAATCCTGATATAAAATCAGTTGAAGCAGCTTATAATCCTGCTGACACAGATTATCTTTTCTTTGTGGCAAAAGGAGATGGATATCATTATTTCAGCAGAACATACAAGGAACATCTGGAATTTCAGAGAAACAACAGGAAAAAATAG
- a CDS encoding pyridoxal-phosphate-dependent aminotransferase family protein: MYKPDYLMMTPGPSIVRENVMKKRSEFFGNPDLDEDFFIFYDKLAEKTAKIFGCKKESMILMSGEGMVGLDSACASLTEPGDRVLVIENGLFGAGFADMVRPYGGVPVTLSFDTKRKIDIEKVKEFLEKDSNFKFATVVHCDTPTGVLNDVKEICRLLKSKGILTVVDTVAAIGGEEFNALEYGADIALGGSQKCFSAPPGITMLSVSSDAWKAIKGRKTPIASFYCNLSYWEDCVEKRLFPYTMPSSDLMGFDMAVDNMLEEGIENIVERHHKTAKMCRDGLKELGLKLYLEDDFSSTVTAFYVPEGFTVNEFIKRLKDEYKIFIGGSYGPYADKVLRIGHMGESAKTEYIERTLEAIKDMLGK, from the coding sequence ATGTATAAACCAGATTATTTAATGATGACACCAGGACCAAGCATTGTAAGAGAAAATGTTATGAAAAAGCGTTCAGAATTTTTTGGGAATCCTGATTTGGACGAGGACTTCTTTATATTTTATGATAAACTTGCAGAAAAGACAGCAAAGATATTTGGGTGTAAAAAAGAAAGTATGATACTTATGAGTGGGGAAGGAATGGTAGGACTTGACAGTGCCTGTGCTTCTCTTACAGAACCAGGAGACAGAGTTCTTGTAATAGAGAACGGACTTTTTGGAGCAGGATTTGCTGATATGGTCAGACCATACGGAGGAGTTCCTGTAACACTTAGCTTTGATACAAAAAGAAAAATTGATATAGAAAAAGTGAAAGAGTTTTTAGAAAAAGACAGCAATTTTAAATTTGCAACAGTTGTACATTGTGATACTCCTACAGGGGTTTTAAATGATGTAAAAGAGATATGCAGACTTTTAAAATCAAAAGGAATTCTTACAGTAGTGGATACAGTTGCTGCAATAGGAGGAGAAGAGTTCAATGCTCTTGAGTATGGGGCAGATATTGCTCTTGGGGGATCACAGAAATGTTTTTCAGCACCTCCTGGAATTACAATGCTTTCAGTAAGCAGTGATGCATGGAAGGCAATAAAGGGCAGAAAAACTCCTATAGCTTCTTTCTACTGCAATCTTTCTTATTGGGAAGATTGTGTTGAAAAAAGACTTTTCCCATACACAATGCCTTCAAGTGATTTAATGGGATTTGATATGGCAGTTGACAATATGCTTGAAGAGGGAATAGAAAATATTGTTGAAAGACATCATAAGACAGCAAAAATGTGCAGAGACGGACTTAAAGAATTGGGACTTAAACTTTATCTTGAAGATGATTTCTCTTCAACAGTAACAGCTTTTTATGTTCCAGAAGGATTTACAGTAAATGAATTTATAAAAAGACTTAAAGATGAGTATAAAATATTTATAGGTGGATCTTATGGCCCTTATGCAGATAAAGTTTTAAGAATAGGTCATATGGGAGAAAGTGCAAAGACAGAGTATATAGAAAGAACTCTTGAAGCAATAAAAGATATGTTAGGAAAATAA
- the ftsH gene encoding ATP-dependent zinc metalloprotease FtsH, giving the protein MKGEKETINEENKTENKPEEKKEEKQENKENHEKENEEKPFSDNEIEEESKKEKTPEEKREELKSRLSSGMRMQFKEGKGKFSFKGFVMLIFVLTVLLSLPTMLADVEKIPSKEVSYTEFIKMSENKQIAKVEEKEGYVYGFIGEGENLKSFKTRMITDRLGNDPNLVKVLENSDITIKSVPPQELPFLVSLLVSWFPMLLLIGVWFFMLNRMNKGGGGGPQIFNMGKSKAKENGEEISNTTFKDVAGIDEAKHELQEVVEFLKEPEKFKKLGAKIPKGVLLLGSPGTGKTLLAKAVAGEAKVPFFSMSGSEFVEMFVGVGASRVRDLFARARRNAPCIVFIDEIDAVGRKRGSGQGGGNDEREQTLNQLLVEMDGFGNEETIIVIAATNRPDVLDRALRRPGRFDRQVFVDRPDIKGRKEILEVHARGKKFAEDVNFETVARKTVGLVGADLANILNEAAILAARAGRTEITMADLEEASEKVEMGPEKKSKVVTEAEKLKTAYHEAGHAVINYLYLNDTDPVHKVTIIPRGMAGGYTMSLPNEDRYFYSKEWFINRMKMAYGGRAADELVSGELNTGASSDIQHATSIAHSIVTRYGMNEKFGPILLDGTNEGDMFQSKYYSDVTGKEVDEEIIKLVKTTYAETIEALKANRDKLDRLAHALCERETIMQEEFEMLMEGKELPPLTLAKDKTPSQEEVVSEEKEEVKAEEKESTEVSEKEEK; this is encoded by the coding sequence ATCAAAGGTGAAAAAGAAACAATAAACGAAGAAAACAAAACAGAAAATAAACCTGAAGAAAAGAAAGAAGAAAAACAGGAAAATAAAGAAAATCATGAAAAAGAAAATGAAGAAAAACCTTTTTCTGATAATGAAATAGAAGAAGAGAGCAAGAAAGAAAAAACTCCTGAAGAAAAAAGAGAGGAGCTTAAATCAAGACTTTCTTCTGGAATGAGAATGCAGTTTAAAGAAGGAAAAGGAAAATTCAGCTTTAAAGGTTTTGTAATGCTGATATTTGTTCTTACAGTTCTTCTATCACTTCCTACAATGCTTGCAGATGTAGAGAAAATTCCTTCAAAGGAAGTATCTTATACAGAGTTTATTAAAATGTCTGAAAACAAGCAGATAGCAAAAGTTGAAGAAAAAGAGGGATATGTATATGGATTTATAGGAGAAGGGGAAAACTTAAAGAGCTTTAAAACAAGAATGATTACAGACAGACTTGGAAATGATCCTAATCTTGTAAAAGTTCTTGAAAATTCAGATATCACTATTAAGTCAGTTCCACCTCAGGAGCTTCCTTTCTTAGTGAGCCTTCTTGTATCATGGTTCCCAATGCTTCTTCTTATAGGAGTATGGTTCTTCATGCTTAACAGAATGAATAAAGGCGGAGGGGGAGGACCTCAAATTTTCAATATGGGGAAATCTAAAGCCAAAGAAAATGGAGAAGAAATTTCAAATACAACATTTAAAGATGTTGCAGGTATAGATGAAGCTAAACACGAACTTCAGGAAGTTGTTGAATTTTTAAAAGAGCCTGAAAAGTTTAAAAAACTTGGAGCAAAAATTCCTAAAGGGGTTCTTCTTTTAGGAAGTCCTGGAACAGGTAAAACTCTTCTTGCAAAAGCAGTTGCAGGGGAAGCAAAAGTTCCTTTCTTCAGCATGTCAGGTTCTGAGTTCGTTGAAATGTTCGTAGGGGTAGGAGCTTCAAGAGTTAGAGACCTTTTTGCAAGAGCAAGAAGAAATGCACCATGTATTGTGTTTATTGACGAAATAGATGCTGTAGGTAGAAAAAGAGGTTCTGGACAAGGGGGAGGAAACGATGAAAGAGAGCAAACTCTTAACCAACTTCTTGTTGAAATGGACGGATTTGGAAATGAAGAAACTATAATTGTTATTGCTGCTACAAACAGACCTGATGTTCTTGACAGAGCTCTTAGAAGACCTGGAAGATTTGACAGACAAGTATTTGTAGACAGACCTGATATAAAAGGAAGAAAAGAAATCCTTGAAGTTCATGCAAGAGGAAAGAAATTTGCAGAAGATGTAAACTTTGAAACTGTTGCAAGAAAAACAGTTGGACTTGTAGGGGCAGACCTTGCAAATATCTTAAACGAAGCTGCAATCCTTGCTGCAAGAGCAGGAAGAACAGAAATAACAATGGCAGATCTTGAAGAAGCTTCTGAAAAGGTTGAAATGGGACCTGAAAAGAAATCAAAAGTTGTAACTGAAGCTGAAAAATTAAAAACAGCTTACCATGAGGCAGGACATGCTGTAATAAATTACTTATATCTAAATGACACAGATCCTGTGCATAAGGTAACAATCATTCCTAGAGGAATGGCAGGAGGATACACAATGTCTCTTCCTAATGAAGACAGATATTTCTATTCAAAAGAATGGTTTATAAATAGAATGAAAATGGCTTACGGAGGAAGAGCTGCTGACGAACTTGTATCAGGAGAACTTAATACAGGAGCAAGCAGTGATATTCAACATGCAACATCTATTGCTCACAGTATTGTAACAAGATATGGAATGAACGAAAAATTTGGACCAATCCTTCTTGATGGTACAAATGAAGGGGATATGTTCCAGAGCAAATATTACAGTGATGTAACAGGTAAAGAAGTAGATGAAGAGATTATAAAACTTGTAAAAACTACTTATGCTGAAACAATAGAGGCTTTAAAAGCTAACAGAGACAAACTTGACAGACTTGCTCATGCTCTTTGTGAAAGAGAGACAATAATGCAGGAAGAATTTGAAATGCTTATGGAAGGAAAAGAACTTCCTCCTTTAACTCTTGCAAAAGATAAGACTCCTTCTCAGGAAGAAGTAGTTTCAGAAGAAAAAGAAGAAGTGAAAGCAGAGGAAAAAGAAAGCACTGAAGTTTCTGAAAAAGAAGAAAAATAA
- the tilS gene encoding tRNA lysidine(34) synthetase TilS: MDILERVIKKIKDKNLIEKNDRIVIGCSGGPDSVFLLDVLLKIKDEYNLEIFPVHINHLYRGEEALRDENFVKELGKKYNLSVFVKRKSMEEMAKEEKITLEEAGREIRYSFFDEVMEKVKGNKIALAHNLDDQIETFLFRLIRGTSLEGLEGINDTRDNKKYIRPINEIYKKDIMDYLDENNIPYMTDSTNLENEYTRNSIRLDLIPFIEKRYNPKFKEKIGNLLKEIREVNEILEPDYSKYITEDNILKAYELNKEKSDYIKGKIINYYLNKNNIETTRRKIEGVIKILFSGGSKKIKLDKDCTLIKEYDKIFVVNSKKPQKEVKEVKMIIPGECEFGEYIISAFKEKKSGNGTKYEFVTNLNEGDELFIRSRKEGDRILPSGMENYKKLKDIMINSKVPKEERDRVPVILHNEEIVWAGGIRKSRKFISDNESENVVLRIRRKYSV, from the coding sequence ATGGATATATTGGAAAGAGTTATAAAAAAAATAAAAGATAAAAATTTAATAGAAAAAAATGACAGAATTGTTATAGGCTGTTCAGGAGGTCCTGATTCAGTCTTTCTTTTAGATGTGCTGCTTAAAATAAAAGATGAATATAATTTAGAGATTTTTCCAGTGCATATAAATCATCTTTACAGGGGGGAAGAAGCCTTAAGAGATGAAAACTTTGTAAAAGAGCTTGGAAAAAAATATAATCTTTCAGTTTTTGTAAAAAGAAAAAGCATGGAAGAAATGGCAAAAGAGGAAAAAATAACTCTTGAAGAAGCTGGAAGAGAGATAAGATATTCTTTTTTTGATGAGGTTATGGAAAAGGTAAAGGGAAATAAAATAGCCTTAGCACACAATCTTGATGATCAGATAGAAACTTTTCTTTTCAGGCTTATTAGAGGAACTTCTCTTGAGGGACTTGAAGGAATAAATGATACAAGAGATAATAAAAAGTATATAAGACCTATAAATGAAATATACAAAAAAGATATTATGGATTATCTTGATGAAAATAATATTCCTTATATGACAGATTCTACAAATCTTGAAAATGAGTATACAAGAAATAGTATAAGACTTGACCTTATACCTTTTATAGAAAAAAGATATAATCCTAAATTTAAAGAAAAAATAGGAAATCTTTTAAAAGAGATAAGGGAAGTAAATGAGATTCTAGAACCTGACTATTCAAAATATATAACTGAAGATAATATTTTAAAGGCTTATGAGCTTAATAAAGAAAAAAGCGATTATATAAAAGGGAAAATTATAAATTATTATCTTAATAAAAATAATATAGAAACAACAAGAAGAAAAATTGAGGGAGTAATAAAAATACTTTTCTCAGGAGGAAGCAAAAAAATAAAATTAGACAAAGACTGTACTCTGATAAAAGAGTATGATAAAATATTTGTTGTGAATAGCAAAAAGCCTCAAAAAGAAGTCAAAGAAGTAAAGATGATTATACCGGGGGAATGTGAATTCGGGGAATATATCATAAGTGCTTTTAAAGAAAAAAAATCAGGGAACGGCACAAAATACGAATTTGTTACTAATCTTAACGAAGGGGACGAACTTTTTATAAGAAGCAGAAAAGAAGGGGACAGAATTCTTCCTTCAGGAATGGAAAACTATAAAAAGTTAAAAGATATAATGATAAATTCAAAAGTTCCTAAAGAAGAAAGAGACAGAGTTCCTGTTATACTCCACAACGAAGAAATAGTATGGGCAGGAGGAATCAGAAAAAGCAGAAAATTCATTTCTGACAACGAGAGCGAAAATGTAGTACTAAGAATAAGGAGGAAATATAGTGTCTAA
- the rpsO gene encoding 30S ribosomal protein S15, whose product MKTKQQIIAEFGKNEKDTGSTEVQIAILTEEINHLTEHLKVHKKDFHSRLGLLKKVGKRKRLLNYLAGRDIEEYRSLIAKLGIRK is encoded by the coding sequence ATGAAAACTAAACAACAAATCATTGCTGAATTCGGTAAAAACGAAAAAGATACTGGATCAACAGAAGTACAAATCGCAATCTTAACTGAGGAAATCAACCACTTAACAGAACACTTAAAAGTTCACAAAAAAGACTTCCACTCAAGATTAGGACTTCTTAAAAAAGTAGGAAAAAGAAAAAGATTACTTAACTACTTAGCAGGAAGAGACATTGAAGAATACAGATCTTTAATCGCTAAATTAGGAATCAGAAAATAG
- a CDS encoding DEAD/DEAH box helicase, whose protein sequence is MVNKLEGFAALGLSEKTIKALAKKGFEEPSPIQALTIPVLLKGEKDVVGQAQTGTGKTAAFGLPILEMIDKSNGNVRAIVLAPTRELAIQVAEEINSFANGRKLKIVPVYGGQSIELQIRQLKKGVDIVVGTPGRVQDLIDRKVLKLDKLEYFILDEADEMLNMGFVEDIEKILESTNKDKRMLFFSATMPKEILKIAENHMRKDYEILKVEAKELTTNLTDQIYFEVKQKDKFEALCRIIDLEPDFYGIVFCRTKNDVNELTGKLNDRGYDAGELHGDITQKHREVTLNRFKARKLSILVATDVAARGIDVNDLTHVVNYAIPQEAESYVHRIGRTGRAGKEGTAITFMTPSEYKKLLQIKRITKTDIRKEKLPEIKDVILSRKHRIIENITNILQEGNLNGFLDMAKDLLKEGNPEEIVASLLKSAYEDVLDTSNYNEIEEATVDHTGKTRLFIALGRVDKITPKKLVEFIVKESNIDSNKIKGVEVYENFSFMSVPFAEAEVILEIFMKVRKGRKPLVEKAKEKSKGENSESENKEKNSGRKRSARKNEKSVEKSSDKPKRTRTKKENK, encoded by the coding sequence ATGGTTAATAAATTAGAAGGATTTGCCGCACTTGGTTTAAGTGAAAAAACAATAAAAGCTCTTGCAAAGAAAGGGTTTGAAGAACCAAGTCCGATACAGGCTTTAACTATACCTGTATTGTTAAAAGGTGAAAAAGATGTAGTCGGTCAGGCTCAGACAGGAACAGGAAAAACAGCTGCGTTTGGTTTACCGATACTGGAAATGATAGATAAAAGCAACGGAAATGTAAGAGCTATTGTTCTTGCACCAACAAGAGAACTTGCTATTCAGGTTGCTGAAGAGATTAACTCTTTTGCAAACGGAAGAAAATTAAAAATAGTTCCTGTTTATGGAGGACAGTCTATTGAACTTCAAATAAGACAGCTTAAAAAAGGTGTTGATATTGTAGTTGGAACTCCTGGAAGAGTTCAGGACTTAATAGACAGAAAAGTTTTAAAACTGGACAAACTTGAATATTTCATACTTGACGAAGCAGATGAAATGCTTAACATGGGATTTGTTGAAGATATTGAAAAAATTCTTGAAAGCACAAATAAAGATAAGAGAATGCTTTTCTTCTCTGCAACAATGCCAAAAGAAATTTTAAAAATAGCTGAAAACCATATGAGAAAAGATTATGAAATCTTAAAAGTTGAAGCTAAAGAACTTACAACAAATCTTACAGATCAGATTTACTTTGAAGTAAAACAGAAAGATAAATTTGAAGCTCTTTGTAGAATAATAGATTTAGAACCTGATTTTTATGGAATAGTTTTCTGCAGAACTAAAAATGATGTAAATGAACTTACAGGAAAACTTAACGACAGAGGTTATGATGCAGGAGAACTTCATGGAGACATTACTCAAAAGCACAGAGAAGTTACTCTTAACAGATTTAAAGCAAGAAAATTAAGTATCCTTGTAGCAACAGATGTGGCAGCAAGAGGAATAGATGTAAATGATCTTACTCATGTTGTTAACTATGCAATTCCTCAAGAAGCAGAAAGCTATGTACACAGAATAGGAAGAACAGGAAGAGCTGGAAAAGAAGGAACAGCAATAACATTTATGACTCCTTCAGAATACAAAAAACTTCTTCAAATAAAAAGAATAACAAAAACTGATATAAGAAAAGAAAAACTTCCTGAAATAAAAGATGTTATTCTTTCAAGAAAACACAGAATAATAGAAAATATTACAAATATTCTTCAGGAAGGAAACTTAAATGGATTCTTAGATATGGCAAAAGATCTATTAAAAGAAGGAAATCCAGAAGAAATAGTGGCATCTTTATTAAAAAGTGCTTACGAAGATGTGCTTGATACTTCAAACTATAATGAGATTGAAGAAGCAACAGTTGATCATACAGGAAAAACAAGACTTTTCATTGCTCTTGGAAGAGTTGACAAGATAACACCTAAGAAACTTGTTGAATTTATTGTAAAAGAATCAAATATAGACAGCAATAAAATAAAAGGTGTTGAAGTTTATGAAAACTTCTCATTTATGTCAGTGCCTTTTGCTGAAGCTGAAGTAATCCTTGAAATCTTTATGAAAGTAAGAAAAGGAAGAAAACCTCTTGTTGAAAAAGCAAAAGAAAAAAGCAAGGGAGAAAACAGCGAAAGCGAAAATAAAGAAAAAAATTCAGGCAGAAAAAGATCAGCAAGAAAAAATGAAAAATCAGTAGAAAAATCTTCTGATAAACCAAAAAGAACAAGAACTAAAAAAGAAAATAAATAA
- a CDS encoding B12-binding domain-containing radical SAM protein has translation MLVGINSKYVHTNLAVRYLKRFTEAYSDEKIEIYESNINNNLMKMVRDIGEKEPEKIFFSTYIWNKEIIFKITKELRKVLKDTLIILGGPEVSYNPCEIMEENPEIDGVIIGEGEKILLNYLTKDIKDVKGIYYREDGKIKFNGYEELIENLDIIPFPYTDEEVSDIHKIMYYESSRGCPFSCSYCMSSIDKTVRYFSVERTKKDLKRFIDAGTKLVKFVDRTFNLRKERYLEIWKFLLENYRENITFHFEINANIFDDEVLEFLKKVPRKFFQFEIGVQTINPKSMENIKRNNILDKLSHNVKFINKNIHLHLDLIAGLPYEDYESFGKSFDYVYDTGCEMIQLGFLKILKGTEMVNNVEKFNYKFLDFPPYEVLSNEFISYKEICRLKDIEEAVDLYYNSNKFKHSVKFIVDNFYESPFKFFEAVGDYYKEKGYFDIGNRETAVFNYLVDFYREKGFDKEKMFLECLKMDYLLLGKPGFYPEWIDSFKDKEKYKNALEKMNFRTLREAYKNTEIERFNYNFLENKEEETDIIFIYEKGETKYFSL, from the coding sequence ATGCTTGTAGGTATAAACAGTAAGTATGTTCATACTAATCTTGCTGTAAGATATTTAAAAAGATTTACAGAAGCATACAGTGATGAAAAAATTGAAATTTATGAAAGCAATATAAATAATAATCTTATGAAAATGGTAAGAGATATAGGAGAAAAAGAACCTGAAAAAATATTCTTTTCAACATATATCTGGAATAAAGAGATTATTTTTAAAATAACAAAGGAATTAAGAAAGGTTCTTAAAGATACTCTTATTATTTTAGGAGGTCCTGAAGTAAGTTATAATCCTTGTGAGATTATGGAAGAAAATCCTGAAATAGATGGAGTGATAATAGGAGAGGGAGAAAAAATTCTTCTTAACTATCTTACAAAAGATATAAAAGATGTTAAGGGGATATATTACAGAGAGGACGGCAAGATTAAGTTTAACGGCTATGAAGAACTTATAGAAAATCTTGATATAATTCCCTTCCCTTATACAGATGAAGAAGTAAGTGACATTCATAAAATAATGTATTATGAATCATCAAGAGGGTGTCCTTTCAGCTGTTCTTACTGTATGTCTTCTATAGATAAGACAGTTAGATATTTTTCAGTTGAAAGAACAAAAAAAGATTTAAAAAGATTTATAGATGCAGGGACAAAGCTTGTTAAATTTGTTGATAGAACTTTTAATCTTAGAAAAGAAAGATATCTTGAAATATGGAAGTTTCTTCTGGAAAACTACAGAGAAAATATAACTTTCCATTTTGAGATAAATGCTAATATTTTTGATGATGAAGTCCTTGAATTTTTAAAGAAAGTTCCTAGAAAGTTCTTTCAGTTTGAAATAGGTGTTCAGACAATTAATCCCAAAAGTATGGAAAATATAAAGAGAAATAATATTTTAGATAAGCTTTCTCACAATGTAAAATTTATAAACAAAAATATTCATCTTCATTTAGATTTAATTGCAGGACTTCCTTATGAGGATTATGAATCTTTTGGAAAATCCTTTGACTATGTATATGACACTGGGTGTGAAATGATACAGCTTGGTTTCCTTAAAATTTTAAAAGGAACAGAGATGGTGAATAATGTAGAAAAATTTAATTATAAATTTTTAGATTTTCCTCCTTATGAAGTTCTTTCAAATGAATTTATATCATATAAAGAGATATGTAGATTAAAAGATATTGAAGAAGCTGTTGATTTATACTATAATTCAAATAAATTTAAACATTCTGTGAAATTTATAGTTGATAATTTTTATGAAAGTCCATTTAAGTTTTTTGAAGCAGTGGGAGATTATTACAAAGAAAAAGGATATTTTGACATAGGAAACAGAGAGACAGCAGTGTTTAATTATCTTGTTGATTTCTACAGAGAAAAGGGATTTGACAAGGAAAAAATGTTTCTTGAATGTTTAAAAATGGATTACCTTCTTCTTGGAAAGCCAGGATTCTATCCTGAGTGGATTGACAGTTTTAAAGATAAAGAAAAATATAAAAATGCTCTTGAAAAGATGAATTTTAGAACTTTAAGAGAAGCATATAAAAATACAGAGATAGAAAGATTTAATTATAATTTCTTGGAAAATAAAGAAGAGGAAACAGATATTATTTTTATCTATGAAAAAGGAGAAACTAAATATTTTTCCTTATAA